GCAGAGCTGGACGGAATTATGATGTAGGGTGCGCTTCAGCGCACCACCCATCCCGATCAAGGTGCGCTGAAGCGCACCCTACGGGTTGGTCTTTGGTGGTGGGGCGGGGTGCCGGAGGGACTGGAGCAAACGCCAGGCGCGTCTGGCCGATGTCAGGGCCGCGCCGAGGATAACGATCCAGAGTGCCACGCGGAACACCTCGCCCTCGCCGGACCAGAGCGGCTCGAACAGTGTCAGCACCGCCGCGCCGGTGATGAGCGCCATGCGATGCGGTTTCGCCATCGGTCCCCGGAAATCGGCGAGCTGGCCGAGGCTGACACCGAACGCCCGGATATAGGCGGTCAGGAAGGCGAAGCTGACCGCCGCCCAGCCGAGACCGGACGCGCCGACGCCCAGCCCGACGCCGAGAAGGATCAGCGCGTCCTCGATCCGGTCGGGCATTTCGTTCCAGAATGCGCCATCCGGTGCCGCTCGCCCGGCCTCGATCGCGACCATGCCATCGAGCAGGTTGCATAGCAGGCGCATTTGACAGAACAGCGCCGCGGCGATCAGCAGAACCACACGGGCCACGCCATCCGCCCCGCCGGAAGCCCAGAACAGCAGGCCGGACAGGGCGGCGGCGGCGATGCCGATGATCGAGATCTGGTTCGGCGTGACCGAGGTCGCGGCAAGGCGGCGCGACAACATATTCGCCCAGCCGGTGCTGCGGCTGGCGAGCGGGCGGCGATTGGTCGGGTCAGGCATCACGTCTCCGGGTCAGTCGGCAGTTGTGTCAGTTGAGGCTCCAGAAGAACCGGGTCAGGTGGAAATAGATCGGCGCGGCGAAAATCACCGAATCGAGCCGGTCGATGAAGCCGCCATGTCCGGCAATGGTATGACCCCAATCCTTGACCCCGCGGTCGCGCTTGATCGCAGACATGACCAGCCCGCCAAGGAACCCCATCATTGTGATCACAAACCCCATTGCGGCGGCCTGAGCCAGATTGAACGGCGTCATGAAGGACAGCGCCATCCCGATCAGGGTGGCCGACAGGCAGCCGCCGACGAAGCCCTCGACGGTTTTGGATGGCGACAGGCTGGGGGCGATCTTGTGCCGCCCGATCAGCTTGCCCCAGACATATTGCAGCACGTCGC
The genomic region above belongs to Paracoccus sp. SCSIO 75233 and contains:
- a CDS encoding CDP-alcohol phosphatidyltransferase family protein, giving the protein MPDPTNRRPLASRSTGWANMLSRRLAATSVTPNQISIIGIAAAALSGLLFWASGGADGVARVVLLIAAALFCQMRLLCNLLDGMVAIEAGRAAPDGAFWNEMPDRIEDALILLGVGLGVGASGLGWAAVSFAFLTAYIRAFGVSLGQLADFRGPMAKPHRMALITGAAVLTLFEPLWSGEGEVFRVALWIVILGAALTSARRAWRLLQSLRHPAPPPKTNP